The following are from one region of the Methyloversatilis discipulorum genome:
- the cbbX gene encoding CbbX protein yields the protein MDTATLAPAGDHLETASSPRSMFASSGVQALLEQLDAELVGLAPVKGRIRDIAALLLIDRLRAQQGLQSQPPSLHMCFTGNPGTGKTTVALRMAEVLRQLGYVRKGHLVAVTRDDLVGQFIGHTAPKTKEVIKKAMGGVLFIDEAYYLYRPENERDYGQEAIEILLQVMENHRDDLVVILAGYRDRMDTFFSSNPGMASRIAHHIDFPDYSEDELMRIAELMLSGLNYRFDGDAHEAFARYVRLRRQQPHFANARSVRNALDRIRLRHATRLFDLDAAPTRDALCTLEAGDVLASRVFAANGKDDFHAS from the coding sequence ATGGACACCGCCACCCTCGCCCCCGCCGGCGACCACCTCGAAACGGCCAGCTCGCCGCGTTCGATGTTCGCCTCGTCCGGCGTACAGGCGCTGCTCGAACAGCTCGACGCCGAGCTGGTCGGGCTGGCGCCGGTCAAGGGCCGCATCCGCGACATCGCGGCGCTGCTGCTGATAGACCGGCTGCGCGCGCAGCAGGGCCTGCAGTCGCAGCCGCCGTCGCTGCACATGTGCTTCACCGGCAACCCGGGCACCGGCAAGACCACGGTCGCGCTGCGCATGGCCGAGGTGCTGCGCCAGCTCGGCTACGTGCGCAAGGGCCACCTGGTGGCGGTGACGCGCGACGACCTGGTCGGCCAGTTCATCGGCCACACCGCGCCCAAGACCAAGGAAGTGATCAAGAAGGCGATGGGCGGCGTGCTGTTCATCGACGAGGCCTACTACCTGTACCGGCCGGAGAACGAGCGCGACTACGGCCAGGAGGCGATCGAAATCCTGCTGCAGGTGATGGAGAACCACCGCGACGACCTGGTGGTGATCCTCGCCGGTTACCGCGACCGCATGGACACCTTCTTCTCCAGCAACCCCGGCATGGCCTCCCGCATCGCACACCACATCGACTTCCCGGACTACAGCGAGGACGAGCTGATGCGCATCGCCGAGCTGATGCTGTCCGGCCTGAACTACCGCTTCGACGGCGACGCGCACGAGGCCTTCGCGCGCTACGTGCGGCTGCGCCGCCAGCAGCCGCACTTCGCGAATGCGCGTTCGGTGCGCAACGCGCTCGACCGCATCCGCCTGCGCCACGCCACCCGGCTGTTCGACCTCGATGCGGCGCCGACGCGCGACGCGCTGTGCACGCTGGAAGCCGGCGACGTGCTGGCCAGCCGCGTGTTCGCCGCCAACGGAAAGGACGATTTCCATGCGTCTTGA
- a CDS encoding phosphoribulokinase, with translation MSAKHPIVAITGSSGAGTSSVTRTFENIFRRENVSAAIIEGDSYHRYDRAEMKKAMAEAEAGGRPHFSHFGEDANLFAELEQLFRDYSESGSGRSRKYLHNDEEAAPYQQPAGTFTPWEPLPDSELLFYEGLHGGVKTEHVDVSRYADLLIGVVPVINLEWIQKIHRDRSTRGYSTEAVTDVILRRMHDYVHYICPQFTRTHINFQRVPVVDTSDPFIARTIPTADESLVVIRFANPRGFDFPYLLSMLHDSFMSRANTLVVPGGKMELAMQLIFTPMILRLIERRRQLRAA, from the coding sequence ATGTCCGCGAAACACCCCATCGTCGCCATCACCGGTTCGTCCGGTGCCGGCACCTCGTCGGTCACCCGCACCTTCGAGAACATCTTCCGCCGCGAGAACGTGTCGGCCGCCATCATCGAGGGCGACAGCTACCACCGCTACGATCGCGCCGAAATGAAGAAGGCCATGGCCGAAGCAGAGGCCGGCGGCCGTCCGCACTTCAGCCACTTCGGCGAGGACGCCAACCTGTTCGCCGAGCTCGAACAGCTGTTCCGCGACTACTCGGAGAGCGGCAGCGGCCGCAGCCGCAAATACCTGCACAACGACGAGGAAGCCGCGCCCTACCAGCAGCCGGCCGGCACCTTCACGCCGTGGGAGCCGCTGCCGGACAGCGAACTGCTGTTCTACGAGGGCCTGCACGGCGGCGTGAAGACAGAACATGTTGATGTATCCCGGTACGCCGACCTGCTGATCGGCGTGGTGCCTGTCATCAACCTCGAGTGGATCCAGAAGATCCACCGGGACCGCAGCACCCGCGGCTATTCCACCGAAGCCGTGACCGACGTCATCCTGCGCCGCATGCACGACTACGTGCATTACATCTGTCCGCAGTTCACGCGCACCCACATCAACTTCCAGCGCGTGCCGGTGGTGGATACCAGCGACCCCTTCATCGCGCGGACGATTCCGACCGCCGACGAAAGCCTGGTGGTGATCCGCTTCGCCAATCCGCGCGGCTTCGACTTCCCCTACCTGCTCAGCATGCTGCACGACTCCTTCATGTCGCGCGCCAACACGCTGGTGGTGCCGGGCGGAAAGATGGAACTGGCGATGCAGCTCATTTTCACGCCGATGATCCTGCGCCTGATCGAACGCCGCCGTCAGCTGCGCGCCGCCTGA
- the tkt gene encoding transketolase, translating into MNDANLFLRTQCANAIRALAMDAVQAANSGHPGMPMGMADIAEALWRHHLKHDPADPQWPDRDRFVLSNGHGSMLLYALLHLTGYDLPMDELRRFRQLHSRTPGHPEVDITPGVETTTGPLGQGIANAVGMALAEKLLAAEFNRPGHAVIDHRTWAFVGDGCLMEGISHEVCSLAGTWKLNKLVVFYDDNGISIDGDVSGWFTDDTPARFESYGWTVIRNVDGHSPVALDAAIESALGSDRPVLICCETRIGQGSPNRAGTAKAHGEALGEAEIALTREAMGWTAAPFEIPAALQSAWSARERGAAAHRSWQQRVDNYAKAFPELAAELRRRLKSDATLSSDALRALEAACDAAEVRAASVATRKASQDTLHIIAPAMPELLGGSADLTGSNLTDWKGNRPLKGDGTGNHVHYGVREFGMAAVMNGVALHGGYRPYGGTFLTFSDYARNAIRMSALMHLPVTYVFTHDSIGLGEDGPTHQPVEHAASLRLIPNVDVWRPCDATETAVAWREALRRGASTQPGPACLLLSRQALPHAGDGSVRIDDIARGGYVLRHPRDEQVCLIATGSEVGIALLAAELLAADGIAARVVSMPCVEAFERQDARWREEVIPRRLPRLAIEAGCTAHWWKYVGEAGVSGDVVGLDRFGESAPAGLLFKHFGITPEAVAARARALVAAHGAAHAEREALTAG; encoded by the coding sequence ATGAACGACGCGAACCTCTTCCTCCGCACGCAATGCGCCAACGCGATCCGCGCGCTGGCGATGGACGCCGTGCAGGCCGCCAACTCCGGCCACCCGGGCATGCCGATGGGCATGGCCGACATCGCCGAGGCGCTGTGGCGCCACCACCTGAAGCACGACCCGGCCGATCCGCAGTGGCCGGACCGCGACCGTTTCGTGCTGTCCAACGGCCACGGCTCGATGCTGCTGTACGCGCTGCTGCACCTCACCGGCTATGACCTGCCGATGGACGAACTGCGCCGCTTCCGCCAGCTGCATTCGCGCACGCCGGGCCACCCGGAGGTCGACATCACGCCGGGTGTCGAAACCACCACCGGCCCGCTCGGCCAGGGCATCGCCAACGCGGTCGGCATGGCGCTCGCCGAGAAGCTGCTGGCGGCCGAGTTCAACCGGCCGGGCCACGCGGTGATCGATCACCGCACCTGGGCCTTCGTCGGCGACGGCTGCCTGATGGAAGGCATCAGCCACGAAGTGTGCTCGCTGGCCGGTACCTGGAAGCTGAACAAGCTGGTCGTGTTCTACGACGACAATGGCATTTCGATCGACGGCGACGTGAGCGGCTGGTTCACCGACGACACGCCGGCGCGCTTCGAATCCTACGGCTGGACGGTCATCCGCAACGTCGACGGTCACAGCCCGGTCGCGCTGGACGCGGCGATTGAAAGCGCGCTCGGCAGCGACAGACCGGTGCTGATCTGCTGCGAAACGCGCATCGGCCAGGGCTCGCCCAACCGCGCCGGCACGGCGAAGGCGCACGGCGAGGCGCTGGGCGAGGCCGAGATTGCGCTCACCCGCGAAGCGATGGGCTGGACCGCGGCGCCATTCGAGATTCCGGCCGCGCTGCAGTCCGCCTGGTCGGCGCGCGAACGCGGCGCCGCGGCGCACCGCAGCTGGCAGCAGCGCGTCGACAACTACGCCAAGGCTTTCCCCGAACTGGCGGCTGAACTGCGCCGCCGTCTGAAAAGCGACGCCACGCTGTCGTCCGACGCGCTGCGCGCGCTCGAAGCCGCCTGCGACGCGGCCGAAGTGCGCGCCGCATCGGTTGCCACGCGCAAGGCCTCGCAGGACACGCTGCACATCATCGCGCCGGCGATGCCGGAACTGCTCGGCGGCTCGGCCGACCTGACCGGCTCCAACCTGACCGACTGGAAGGGCAACCGCCCACTCAAGGGCGACGGCACCGGCAACCACGTGCATTACGGCGTGCGCGAATTCGGCATGGCGGCGGTGATGAATGGCGTGGCGCTGCACGGTGGCTACCGGCCCTACGGCGGCACCTTCCTCACCTTCTCCGACTACGCGCGCAACGCCATCCGCATGTCGGCGCTGATGCATCTGCCGGTAACCTATGTGTTCACGCACGATTCGATCGGCCTCGGCGAGGACGGCCCGACACATCAGCCGGTCGAGCACGCCGCCAGCCTGCGGCTGATTCCGAACGTCGACGTCTGGCGTCCGTGCGACGCCACCGAAACCGCGGTCGCCTGGCGTGAGGCGCTGCGCCGTGGTGCCAGCACGCAGCCAGGCCCGGCCTGCCTGCTGCTGTCGCGCCAGGCGCTGCCACATGCCGGTGACGGCAGTGTGCGCATCGACGACATCGCGCGCGGCGGCTATGTGCTGCGCCATCCGCGCGACGAACAGGTATGCCTGATCGCCACCGGCTCCGAAGTGGGCATCGCGCTGCTCGCGGCCGAGCTGCTGGCGGCCGACGGCATCGCCGCGCGCGTGGTGTCCATGCCCTGCGTCGAAGCGTTCGAGCGGCAGGACGCGCGCTGGCGTGAGGAGGTGATTCCGCGCCGGCTGCCGCGACTGGCCATCGAAGCGGGCTGCACCGCGCACTGGTGGAAATACGTCGGCGAAGCCGGCGTCAGCGGCGACGTCGTCGGCCTCGACCGCTTCGGCGAATCGGCGCCGGCCGGCCTGCTGTTCAAGCACTTCGGCATCACGCCGGAAGCGGTGGCCGCACGCGCACGCGCGCTGGTGGCGGCGCACGGTGCGGCGCATGCCGAGCGCGAAGCACTGACGGCCGGCTGA
- a CDS encoding ribulose bisphosphate carboxylase small subunit: MRITQGTFSFLPDLTDAQIRAQVEYCLANGWAIGIEYTDDPHPRNTFWDMFGNPMFDVHDAAAIMMEVKACRDTFPQRYIRVTAFDSTHGTESVVLSFIVNRPDAEPGFRLVRTEEPGRTLRYSIESYAVQAHPEGARY; the protein is encoded by the coding sequence ATGCGCATCACCCAAGGCACCTTTTCCTTCCTGCCCGACCTGACCGACGCGCAGATCCGCGCCCAGGTCGAGTACTGCCTGGCCAATGGCTGGGCGATCGGCATCGAATACACCGACGATCCGCATCCGCGCAACACCTTCTGGGACATGTTCGGCAATCCCATGTTCGACGTGCATGACGCGGCGGCGATCATGATGGAAGTGAAGGCCTGCCGCGACACCTTCCCGCAGCGCTACATCCGCGTCACGGCCTTCGACTCGACGCACGGCACCGAGTCGGTCGTGCTGTCCTTCATCGTCAATCGTCCGGACGCCGAGCCGGGCTTCCGCCTCGTCCGCACCGAAGAGCCGGGCCGCACGCTGCGCTACTCGATCGAGAGCTACGCCGTGCAGGCACACCCGGAAGGCGCGCGCTACTGA
- the rpe gene encoding ribulose-phosphate 3-epimerase, whose translation MSVRIAPSLLSADFARLGEEVTAVIEAGADLIHFDVMDNHYVPNLTVGPLVCQAIRPYATVPIDVHLMVKPVDALIPMFAEAGASIISFHPEASEHIDRTLQLIRSHGVKAGLVLNPATPLNVLDHVLEQLDLVLLMSVNPGFGGQRFIESALPKIEAVRRRIDDCGRDIWLEVDGGVNADNAARVAAAGADTLVAGSAVFTGGRYADSIRTLRERALAGRARTFAHESSHA comes from the coding sequence ATGAGCGTGCGCATCGCCCCCAGCCTGCTGTCGGCCGACTTTGCACGGCTGGGCGAAGAGGTCACGGCCGTGATCGAAGCCGGCGCCGACCTCATCCATTTCGACGTGATGGACAACCACTACGTGCCCAATCTGACGGTCGGGCCGCTGGTCTGTCAGGCGATCCGACCCTACGCCACGGTGCCGATCGACGTGCACCTGATGGTGAAGCCGGTCGATGCGCTGATCCCGATGTTCGCCGAGGCCGGCGCTTCCATCATTTCCTTCCACCCGGAGGCGAGCGAGCACATCGACCGCACGCTGCAGCTCATCCGCAGCCACGGCGTGAAGGCCGGGCTGGTGCTGAATCCGGCGACGCCGCTCAACGTGCTCGACCACGTGCTGGAACAGCTGGACCTCGTGCTGCTGATGTCGGTGAACCCCGGTTTCGGCGGCCAGCGCTTCATCGAGTCCGCATTGCCCAAGATCGAGGCGGTGCGCCGCCGCATCGACGACTGCGGCCGCGACATCTGGCTCGAGGTCGATGGCGGCGTCAATGCCGACAACGCCGCCCGCGTAGCCGCGGCCGGCGCTGACACGCTGGTCGCCGGCTCCGCCGTATTCACCGGCGGCCGCTACGCCGATTCCATCCGCACGCTGCGCGAACGCGCCCTCGCCGGCCGCGCGCGGACCTTTGCACACGAGTCCTCCCATGCCTGA
- a CDS encoding HAD-IA family hydrolase produces MPDKNIPDLSRIHAIAFDLDGTLVDSAADIWHALNFGLSQAGLPNVDLVTVRGWIGGGPDKLISRAIDHLGLAHSDGTLHARLRADFDRATLEAPLDHGTVYDGIEEMVEGLYAICPLVVVTNKPTPLARAVLAAAGLLPFMSAVYGGDRSELLKPSPAMLDAAAARLAVKPAQLLMVGDSSADLLAAQAAGCPVALVGWGYGTAGGHHASAPGVTPWPVSAPSQLLAQMSARFEEETE; encoded by the coding sequence ATGCCTGACAAGAACATCCCCGACCTGAGCCGCATCCACGCCATCGCCTTCGACCTCGACGGCACGCTGGTCGACAGTGCCGCCGACATCTGGCACGCGCTGAACTTCGGCCTGTCGCAGGCCGGCCTGCCCAATGTCGACCTCGTCACCGTGCGTGGCTGGATAGGCGGCGGACCGGACAAGCTGATCTCGCGCGCAATCGACCACCTCGGCCTCGCACACAGCGACGGCACGCTGCACGCCCGCCTGCGCGCCGACTTCGACCGCGCCACGCTGGAGGCGCCGCTCGATCACGGCACGGTCTATGACGGCATCGAGGAAATGGTCGAAGGCCTGTACGCCATCTGCCCGCTGGTGGTGGTGACCAACAAGCCGACGCCACTCGCCCGCGCGGTGCTCGCCGCCGCCGGCCTGCTGCCCTTCATGTCCGCGGTCTACGGCGGCGACCGCAGCGAACTGCTCAAGCCCTCGCCGGCCATGCTCGACGCCGCCGCCGCACGCCTCGCGGTGAAGCCGGCGCAACTGCTGATGGTCGGCGACAGCTCGGCCGACCTGCTGGCGGCGCAGGCCGCCGGTTGCCCGGTCGCGCTGGTGGGCTGGGGCTACGGCACCGCGGGCGGTCACCACGCCAGCGCACCCGGCGTCACGCCCTGGCCGGTCAGCGCGCCGTCGCAGCTGCTCGCGCAGATGAGCGCGCGCTTCGAGGAAGAGACCGAGTAG
- a CDS encoding HAD-IA family hydrolase: MRLDALIFDVDGTLADTEEAHRTAFNLAFEQLGTGWKWSRTDYRRLLSTTGGKERIARHIASLDLTDGERAELVARIPHMHAAKTRFYSAVVRDGAVPLRPGIVRLLDEAATTGCRLAIASTTTAVNIDALLHATLGTRALDLFGVIACGDQVAAKKPAPDIYLLALQHLGVRADHAIAFEDSANGLRAATAAGLWTVVTPTFWTEDHNFDDAGLVLPQLGDPQTPLAGEPGGRLRECAWLSFAELSSLREEALS; the protein is encoded by the coding sequence ATGCGTCTTGATGCCCTCATCTTCGACGTCGACGGCACGCTGGCCGACACCGAAGAAGCCCACCGCACCGCCTTCAACCTCGCCTTCGAACAGCTCGGCACCGGCTGGAAGTGGTCGCGCACCGATTACCGCCGCCTGCTGTCGACCACCGGCGGCAAGGAACGCATCGCGCGCCACATCGCCTCGCTCGACCTGACCGACGGCGAGCGTGCCGAGCTCGTCGCGCGCATTCCGCACATGCACGCGGCCAAGACCCGCTTCTACAGCGCGGTGGTGCGCGACGGCGCGGTGCCGCTGCGGCCGGGCATCGTGCGGCTGCTCGACGAAGCTGCCACGACCGGCTGCCGGCTGGCCATCGCCAGCACCACCACCGCGGTGAATATCGACGCGCTGCTGCACGCCACGCTGGGCACGCGCGCGCTCGACCTGTTCGGCGTCATCGCCTGCGGCGACCAGGTGGCCGCGAAGAAACCGGCGCCCGACATCTACCTGCTGGCGCTGCAGCACCTCGGCGTGCGCGCCGACCACGCCATCGCCTTCGAGGACTCCGCCAACGGCCTGCGCGCCGCGACGGCGGCCGGTCTGTGGACCGTGGTCACGCCCACCTTCTGGACCGAGGACCACAACTTCGACGACGCCGGACTGGTGCTGCCGCAGCTGGGCGACCCGCAGACGCCCCTGGCCGGCGAACCGGGCGGCCGCCTGCGCGAGTGCGCCTGGCTGTCCTTCGCCGAACTGAGCAGCCTGCGCGAAGAGGCGCTGTCATGA
- a CDS encoding class 1 fructose-bisphosphatase, which produces MPTGGRTTLVQYLIEERRRHPEATGDLNALITDVALACKAISRKVAFGGLAGVLGSAGSGNVQGEEQKTLDVLSNQIFLRANEWGGHVAAMASEELDDISLPPGQYPRGKYLLAFDPLDGSSNIDVNVSVGSIFSITRAPDPAREATAADFLQPGREQVCAGYAIYGPSTMLVITLGSGTHAFTLDPVLGEWVLSHPNLSVPRSTREFAINASNSRFWEPAVRRYVDECLAGRTGPREADFNMRWIASLVAETHRILMRGGVFLYPKDNKDPAKPGRLRLLYEASPISFLIEQAGGMASTGRSRLMDVQPDALHQRIGFVFGSADEVERIEAYHREPPADTFQSPLFGKRGLFADIV; this is translated from the coding sequence ATGCCCACAGGCGGACGCACCACGCTGGTCCAGTACCTGATCGAAGAACGCCGCCGTCACCCGGAGGCGACCGGCGACCTCAACGCGCTGATCACCGACGTCGCGCTCGCCTGCAAGGCGATTTCGCGCAAGGTGGCCTTCGGCGGCCTGGCCGGTGTCCTCGGTTCGGCCGGCAGCGGCAACGTGCAGGGCGAGGAACAGAAGACGCTGGACGTGCTCAGCAACCAGATCTTCCTGCGCGCCAACGAGTGGGGCGGCCACGTCGCCGCGATGGCGTCGGAAGAGCTGGACGACATATCGCTGCCGCCGGGCCAGTACCCGCGCGGCAAATACCTGCTCGCCTTCGACCCGCTGGACGGTTCGTCCAACATCGACGTGAACGTGTCGGTCGGCAGCATCTTCTCGATCACCCGCGCGCCCGACCCGGCGCGCGAGGCGACCGCTGCCGACTTCCTGCAGCCGGGCCGCGAACAGGTGTGCGCCGGCTACGCGATCTACGGCCCGTCCACCATGCTGGTGATCACGCTGGGCAGCGGCACGCACGCATTCACGCTGGACCCGGTGCTCGGCGAATGGGTGCTCAGCCACCCGAACCTGTCGGTGCCGCGCAGCACGCGCGAGTTCGCGATCAACGCGTCGAACAGCCGCTTCTGGGAGCCGGCGGTGCGCCGTTACGTCGACGAATGCCTGGCCGGCCGCACCGGCCCGCGCGAGGCCGATTTCAACATGCGCTGGATCGCCTCGCTGGTGGCGGAAACCCACCGCATCCTGATGCGCGGCGGCGTCTTCCTGTACCCGAAAGACAACAAGGATCCGGCCAAGCCCGGCCGCCTGCGCCTGCTGTACGAAGCCAGCCCGATCTCCTTCCTGATCGAACAGGCCGGCGGCATGGCCAGCACCGGCCGCAGCCGTCTGATGGACGTGCAGCCGGACGCGCTGCACCAACGCATCGGCTTCGTGTTCGGCTCGGCCGACGAGGTCGAGCGCATCGAGGCTTACCACCGCGAACCGCCTGCCGACACCTTCCAGTCGCCGCTGTTCGGCAAGCGCGGCCTGTTCGCCGACATCGTCTGA